One genomic region from Oncorhynchus gorbuscha isolate QuinsamMale2020 ecotype Even-year linkage group LG13, OgorEven_v1.0, whole genome shotgun sequence encodes:
- the LOC123993641 gene encoding heterogeneous nuclear ribonucleoprotein H-like isoform X2 has product MSDGEGYVVRVRGLPWSCSVDEVRRFFSDCKIANNGTSIHFTSTREGRPSGEAFVELENEDDLKIAVKKDRETMGHRYVEVFKSNNVEMDWVMKHSGPNSPETTGDGLVRLRGLPFGCSKEEIVQFLSGLEIVPNGITLPLDFQGRSTGEAFVQFASQDIAEKALKKHKERIGHRYIEIFKSSRAEVRTHYEPQRKPMGMQRPGPYDRPSGGRGYNMMGGRGGGSYDRARRGGYGGGVSDGRYGDSSSSFQSTTGHCVHMRGLPYRATETDIYNFFSPLNPVRVHVEIGPDGRVTGEADVEFATHEDAVAAMSKDKANMQHRYVELFLNSTAGGSNGSYGSPMQGGMGSQSSYSSGGLSSGYSGGYSSQGSMGGYSDYIR; this is encoded by the exons ATGTCTGATGGAGAGGGTTACGTGGTGCGTGTGAGAGGCCTACCATGGTCCTGCTCTGTGGATGAAGTACGGAGGTTCTTCTCAG ATTGTAAAATCGCCAACAATGGCACCAGCATCCATTTTACCTCCACGCGTGAGGGCCGACCCAGCGGAGAGGCCTTCGTTGAGCTGGAGAATGAGGATGACCTGAAGATCGCTGTGAAGAAGGACAGAGAAACCATGGGCCACAGATAtgtggaag TTTTTAAATCCAACAACGTGGAAATGGACTGGGTGATGAAACATTCTGGTCCAAACAGCCCAGAAACGACTGGAGACGGCCTAGTCAGGCTCCGAGGCCTCCCCTTCGGCTGCAGCAAGGAGGAGATTGTCCAGTTCCTCTCAG GGTTGGAAATCGTGCCAAATGGGATAACATTGCCGCTGGACTTCCAGGGGAGGAGTACGGGGGAGGCCTTCGTGCAGTTTGCTTCACAGGATATAGCTGAAAAGGCTCTAAAGAAACACAAGGAAAGAATAGGGCACAG GTACATTGAGATCTTCAAGAGCAGCCGTGCCGAGGTGAGGACCCACTATGAACCCCAGAGGAAACCTATGGGGATGCAGAGACCGGGGCCCTATGACAGACCGTCTGGGGGCCGTGGGTACAACATGATGGGGGGCCGAGGAGGGGGCTCCTACGACAGGGCTAGACGCGGAGGCTAtggtggag GTGTGTCTGATGGGCGGTATGGTGACAGTAGCTCCTCCTTCCAGAGCACCACGGGTCACTGTGTTCACATGAGGGGTCTGCCCTACAGAGCCACAGAGACTGACATCTACAAT TTCTTCTCTCCTCTGAATCCAGTGAGAGTGCATGTAGAGATCGGGCCAGACGGCAGAGTGACAGGTGAGGCTGACGTGGAGTTTGCTACACATGAGGATGCTGTGGCAGCCATGTCGAAGGACAAGGCCAACATGC AGCACCGCTATGTGGAGCTGTTCCTGAACTCTACAGCAGGGGGCAGTAATGGCTCGTACGGCAGTCCAATGCAGGGGGGTATGGGAAGCCAGTCCTCCTATAGCAGTGGAGGGCTGAGCTCGGGATACTCTGGAGGCTACAGCAGCCAGGGCAGCATGGGAGGTTACAGTGACTATA TCAGGTAA
- the LOC123993641 gene encoding heterogeneous nuclear ribonucleoprotein H-like isoform X1, with product MSDGEGYVVRVRGLPWSCSVDEVRRFFSDCKIANNGTSIHFTSTREGRPSGEAFVELENEDDLKIAVKKDRETMGHRYVEVFKSNNVEMDWVMKHSGPNSPETTGDGLVRLRGLPFGCSKEEIVQFLSGLEIVPNGITLPLDFQGRSTGEAFVQFASQDIAEKALKKHKERIGHRYIEIFKSSRAEVRTHYEPQRKPMGMQRPGPYDRPSGGRGYNMMGGRGGGSYDRARRGGYGGGVSDGRYGDSSSSFQSTTGHCVHMRGLPYRATETDIYNFFSPLNPVRVHVEIGPDGRVTGEADVEFATHEDAVAAMSKDKANMQHRYVELFLNSTAGGSNGSYGSPMQGGMGSQSSYSSGGLSSGYSGGYSSQGSMGGYSDYSNQGGMSSSYYGGSGGRSSNGLGSGWGM from the exons ATGTCTGATGGAGAGGGTTACGTGGTGCGTGTGAGAGGCCTACCATGGTCCTGCTCTGTGGATGAAGTACGGAGGTTCTTCTCAG ATTGTAAAATCGCCAACAATGGCACCAGCATCCATTTTACCTCCACGCGTGAGGGCCGACCCAGCGGAGAGGCCTTCGTTGAGCTGGAGAATGAGGATGACCTGAAGATCGCTGTGAAGAAGGACAGAGAAACCATGGGCCACAGATAtgtggaag TTTTTAAATCCAACAACGTGGAAATGGACTGGGTGATGAAACATTCTGGTCCAAACAGCCCAGAAACGACTGGAGACGGCCTAGTCAGGCTCCGAGGCCTCCCCTTCGGCTGCAGCAAGGAGGAGATTGTCCAGTTCCTCTCAG GGTTGGAAATCGTGCCAAATGGGATAACATTGCCGCTGGACTTCCAGGGGAGGAGTACGGGGGAGGCCTTCGTGCAGTTTGCTTCACAGGATATAGCTGAAAAGGCTCTAAAGAAACACAAGGAAAGAATAGGGCACAG GTACATTGAGATCTTCAAGAGCAGCCGTGCCGAGGTGAGGACCCACTATGAACCCCAGAGGAAACCTATGGGGATGCAGAGACCGGGGCCCTATGACAGACCGTCTGGGGGCCGTGGGTACAACATGATGGGGGGCCGAGGAGGGGGCTCCTACGACAGGGCTAGACGCGGAGGCTAtggtggag GTGTGTCTGATGGGCGGTATGGTGACAGTAGCTCCTCCTTCCAGAGCACCACGGGTCACTGTGTTCACATGAGGGGTCTGCCCTACAGAGCCACAGAGACTGACATCTACAAT TTCTTCTCTCCTCTGAATCCAGTGAGAGTGCATGTAGAGATCGGGCCAGACGGCAGAGTGACAGGTGAGGCTGACGTGGAGTTTGCTACACATGAGGATGCTGTGGCAGCCATGTCGAAGGACAAGGCCAACATGC AGCACCGCTATGTGGAGCTGTTCCTGAACTCTACAGCAGGGGGCAGTAATGGCTCGTACGGCAGTCCAATGCAGGGGGGTATGGGAAGCCAGTCCTCCTATAGCAGTGGAGGGCTGAGCTCGGGATACTCTGGAGGCTACAGCAGCCAGGGCAGCATGGGAGGTTACAGTGACTATA GTAACCAGGGCGGTATGAGCAGCAGTTACTATGGCGGCAGTGGAGGCAGGAGTTCCAATGGCCTGGGGTCAGGATGGGGGATGTAG